The genomic region ATTGATCAAAGCCGTGCTGATCCGCAGCGCGCGGGCGTTGCTTTCATGCGACCTTCCAAACAGCTCCCCACGGAGCTGACCCTCGGAAAAAATGGGTTTCATAAATCTTCATCTTCACAAATGAGCGATATTTTTTGTGAAAGTGAATTAACGTAgacttaaaaatgaaaaaaatattccatGTGGAACTTCGTACGGTGCGTCGTTCGGGGAAGACATTTGTTTGAACTTGAAACCACTTgaatggttggaaaatggcATACGATTATTTAAACGGTtgtaaaaagaagaaatacgCCCATATGAAGCCGATTAATTTATCTTACAGACGGAATCACTGTTATTAAATCATGtcttgaattaaaaaaattataaaaatccAAGAAGATTTGGCTTAGctctgaataaataaaaagaaaaatcaataaatttctTCACCAGAAGTTTCTCAGAcgtagcataattttattatatattcTTATGCAATAATATAAATATCGGATTATTATAGTTTGCTTTTAAACGAATAGTTTGGATTGTTATTTAAACTGATAAATTGATAAAcctgaaaatgtaaaattaagcaaaaactaaaaacactaTAtgagttgttttgaaaaattgaaaacaacaacagccacAATGGCTGGACCCAGCACACACCCTTTCAGCATCAcctaattaattttcattggTAATGGATACCTAATTTACCTGAACTCCTTTGTTCATCGACGAGACACACCCAAAAGTTCTGCGGACCGTTGGTAAACATTCACTCCACTCCAGACAGACCCGACACCGGACCAGATCAATGGAcgaaaatgtggaaaacatTGCGAACCATGCACGGTACGGTGGTTCACAATCCGACCCCATCTGGAACGTATCGCTTCGCCCTACCTGGCGCGGGAAAAGTTTCATGTGTTTTTCAAACCCGCGGGCCCCAAGTGCGACTAAACAGGCCCATATTTATCGTACCCGAATGAACCTTCTACCGGCGCGGAAAACAACACGAGTCAAGCCTGCTATAGATATCCATCATTCCGTCGACCGTTTTCAAAGCTATATTTCCCTCCCAAAACATGACCACCCAACTCCTATAAGCGTTGCCTAGAGGGAACATTCGACCCTGCCTGTCTTATGGTTGAGCTTCGAAATGGACGCGATAATCGTGACAACCCAAAAGAACGCTAGGATCTGAAGGGTCGTTTAGTAGGATCAACGAAAAAATGTTGgatggcaaaataaaaaagaaaaacaaacaagcaacaaaGTTCTTCTTTAGGAAAAAGTCTCACTTGACAAGGGTTGTTAAGTGAATGGACCCGTCACGTTTTGGTATCTTTCTTTCATAAGCAATTAGGGCCTTTTGATGGTGCCTCTACCTTAACCTCATTACCAATGGTTTTATGGCTCATGGGTCCTAATTGTCGTTTACACAATAACAGGATTATTGTCTTTTTGGTTTCTAGCTAGAAGCCaaatcataataaaaatatggaaaacatTCTGCTATGTCTAAATACTTGGAATGGGAACATAACacgtttaaattaaatttttgaacCCCAAGGTTTCCGTTTTATTTCGATGTATTTGAAGTTTACACGATTCCGATGTACGATTTCTGTGGACAACTAATCACGGAAGTCTTAAATGACTGACTACACCAAAGCTTGAACTTTCAACCCGGAGGAGCTACTTTACAATCaatgttttctgcttcagGGAAATTTCGGAGCTTCACCCTCTAACACGAACCGACACAAACATCTCCCCCACCTTCTTAGCGTACCCGCATGACATCGGAAAAGTGTTCGaatcaataaaatttaacCATGTTTCGGGCGACCTTGAGGGCTTCCCCGCAACAACGGCGTACGGAAGCGGAACGACCACATGAAGAGGCAACCAAGAAAACCGAAGTCGTGAACTCAGTTAACAAAGCCAAACCTTGTCAGATTCCGTCGTACTTTAGCACGATTTATTCACCACCGTGGtccgttcggttcgttcgttcgctcgtcgatgggaaaaactttcccgGGCACTTGTGGCTGTGCCCCGCTTACAAAACTACTACGCCAAAATTGGCGCTCCGGCTGCACCGCCTCGGGGTGGGCGggtgcaaacaaacaaataaatcaataaataaataagtaagttaataaataaataaatacgttGATAAAAGAGTTACTAACTGCTACCTCCTCGCCGAGCGCACACTTAAAAGCAGCGACCAGAGTTGAAGGCGTTGCATCCTTAACCTAGGGGCCTTCATGATGGGCTTTTGGGAGGATTCATTGGAAATGACGTGACCGGACTGAACCTGGAAGCGATGAGCGTGCGTTTTTTGGATGAAGGATTCATGGAACGAAGAGCGTAAAGAAACGGTTACGAGTAGAAAGAAAAGGTGTCAGTCTAGAGGGGAGAAAAAATGAATCTCCGAATGGGGTTTGACATTGACGGGCAGGAGAAAAATGAAGCATCAGTCAATACTGGGGCGGAAATGACCTTTCCCGTAgtgggttgaaaaaaaaagcaaaaggtgagagaaaggaaaggaaattgaGGCGAGACTAGAGTGAGTAGATTGATGGGGTTATGAAGTGACGCGCTCGGAACGCTCCAGGCAAGTCTAGCATCCGTCCACTATTTGGATGGGAACTTCACTAGTCTAGATTTTATGATTATCAATGGCATCGAGGAAGCTGTAGCCGCTGTACGCCCGATTGCTGGCCCAATCCTTGTTGTAGGCATTGTACGGTGAAGCGGAGTACGACGGATAGGCGCCGTAGGCTGCATAGGACAGTTCTGCGaaggacaaaaacaaaacagaaagaaaggcGGAGAAGATCCAAACGCAGCGGAAATTAATGGATTGTCTGTCGGGAGGTTTGGAGGTTGTGTCCTACCCGGCGCGGACTCGCTCGCGATGTGCGAGTGTGCGTGGATGACGTGTGGTTGGATCTTGCAGATGTTGGTATTGCGGAAGAAGTGGAATATCAGCAGACCGCCGGCGATCAGCAGCAGCTGGATGAGGCCAACTCCGAGCAGGATCGGCTTGAGGAGCAGCTTCAGGTGAACCAGCTTCAGCATCACCGCCAGCGGCAGGATAAGGCTCCATTTGCGCTGCTTCTGCTTCTTGCCGCGAGCCTCGAAGTCATCGTCCGCGAGGAATCGGGCGCCACTCTCAGCACCCATCCCAACCTGCACCCCGTGGCTAGCGATGAAGGTGTTGAGAGAACGCTGCAGGAACTTGGCCCCCTTCACCAGCTCGCTGTCGTAGGCTGTGGAGGACACAAGCAACTCTCGTTATATTGCAGACTGCTCGCTATGATTTGCTGTCAACGCTTACGACTCATTTGCCGCGCTTCAGGGAACACGTCGTCCTCCTTGGGTTCGTTCAGTCGCACCAACTTCAACCCGCTCGTACTATCGACGGCACTGTTCTCGGTAGCGAACCAGCTCATCCGACCTGTCGCAAACGACCAGAGATACCTCGAGAACCGGTACTTGAAGCAGGACAGTATGCGCTTCGACTTGTAGCACTCGGACTGCGTGTTAAGCACGTAGTCATCCAGCTTGGTAGGTCCCGCCGATGGTCCTGCCGAAGGGCCCGGTTCCGGTTCACTCACGACCGTCCCACACACTACCGCAAGCAACAGCACGCCGACGGTCACAACTCGACATCCCAACGCCATGACTGACCTCAACcgacacacactcgcacacacctTCACCCACACACTCCTGGATCGTTCGTTCCGTTACGCCCCTAACCCTCACGAGGGCTCTTAGCCAATCCTTTGGTTTGCAAACACTGGCCACCGGCTAGCAAATGTCACCGAAGGCTGTTGGCAGGGCGTGTGTTAACCGTTCGTCGCACTGGATCCGCACGGTGCGCTGTTGATTGATGGACTGTGACCGGTGCTGTCCAAGGCCACCGCTTTTATACGGACCCCCAACACACGGGACCCCAAGGCATCCCAAGGCGCCCTCGTGAGTCTCGTGTCTTTCTCCACCTCCCGGCGTAGGGCAACATTATTCCCGTTTTCCAGGTCAGTGGCCACTGCCAGTGCCCGAGTGTCGATTAGATCCCGGCCCGATGGATAGATGGATGGCTGTGGCGTATCACTTTCCTGATCTAATTACCCCCGCATCTCCGGCACGCGCGTCCCGAAGCCCTGACACGCGCCAGATACGCTTTTCACTATCGATACGGGCGTTTTTCTGCTTCGCCCATTACCGTACGCAAATGAAAACACCATTATTCAGACACCCATTCTGGTTTTTGCACGCACAACCAGATGTTTGGGTGAGTCGTGTCGTGTGGAAAACCGTCATCAATGAATCCGAGCATCTCTTTGTTGCACAGATCCGATCGGATGTTGTATTTTTAGCCCTTGCTATTCTCACCCACCACGAAGACctgtccattttgttttcgctcTGGATGTAAAAACCGCCAACTGCACAGGAAGTTGTTTAATAGAAAACTTGTACTTGCTGTAGAGGGTCAAGACAGTAAATCCTGTGATATTTAATATGTGTACGCATAGCcacaattttaatgaaaataattcgATTTTGTTGGATTTCTACCAACAGATGATATAAGGATGATATGAGTTGGGATGTAACTAAATATCAATCCAGCAAAGTGTAACGCTAGTAAAAACTACATcgagcagtttgttttttcaagtGTGAGTCTGTATTCAGTTTCTATACAATTCCTTTTAATTTCTTGCAACCGCTTAGTTCATCCATGTTTAAGTTCTGTTTACAAGCAAAAAGtattttagtttaaaatataattcatTTCCATATCAGAACATATCAAAATTATATTTCATCAAAAGATTGGTaaatggtaatttttttttctccgttgTAATCTccttgcatgtttttttccagATAGATTACGTGAACGGACAGACATTTATACTTCCAACTTATTCACTACGACACGCTCAGTGAAATGTATGGGATCTTGTCGCACTCCTTTCATGTCAATGCTTTCGATTTCGTAGCTGTGAAATTAAGAGAGTTATTTACACATTGAATTAAGCTAGGCCCCGACCCATACTGACCTTTTCCATTCCTTCGAATAGATCAGTTCATCCGTGGTAGATAGCACTTGTAGCGTATCGATGCATTCGATCTGCCTCCTTCCACCGTCGAAATTGCAGAGCTCTGCAGAGGCAATGGACAGCTTAATGTCGTAAATTTAAGTCTATCTATAGAGTCGGAGGAATCCATCGAGATTAGATCACTCGATGCAATATTCCTTGTTTATCCATAACAATTTACCTTAATACGGAACTACGATCATTCTCCGTGCAATGACATCGTTGAACAAAATCGTACGCACATTTTGATTCTGCAAACTTGCCACTTCAAGAATTTACacaatttaaagtgtttttgcTCACCGTTGAAGGACAAGCTTATAATTCCGACGTTTTCTTCAAGACCgaggaaattattaaaacgacTTTAGCGACACTGCacggttttatttccttcgtcTACTTTGCGTGTTTGTGTACCAAAGAATCCACTTGTTGAATTTACATGCATCGGCAAACACCATATATTTAGTACTGTCACAAAGGATCGACTATCAAATGTTATACTGTGGCTGAtcgatttaatttcttttaaatacaAATTGCCATTCATGTTGAAAAACATATCTCCACCACTGCCCCCGTTACAACAGCTATAAGTTTTACTCAAGAAGCACTAGTGTTTGTTAACTGATGATACTTTGTTAACTGACATCGAAGACGTGAACAGGATCAGCAACAACCACGAAAAAGCACCATTTGAAGTGCGAAACATGACTGACGTGTATTGGATTTTCAAAGAGCAACTTACTTAAGCCTTACTTTTGGAATCACATTATCGGGTGATAAGAAATATGCACGCGCTTGAGACGCTTGGCGATAGATTCTCCTGAGCATGGTCTGCTCAACGCCCAATCAATTTCGGCACACTGAAAACGAGGGGATGCCGACAAACAAAGCGGTTCTTTCCATAAACCGGTATGATCTATattggtttattatttgtatCTAATTCGCTGGTCCAAATAAAATCATACAAAAACTATATTTTATAAAGTTTTTGTACTTTCATAAACGCATTAACCATCGGTTTTACCTGTCGGACCAACCTGTCGGTTTTATTGTATAATCCGTACATTCCTCTTCTAAACGCTCCTGTCTTTCTCACTCTCTAAAACCTTTTACCAGCATCAAATGATTTGCTTGACGTGTGAAAGCTGTGATCGGCACCATCACTGTTGGTGTTGGCATTAACacaaaaacagggaaaattCCGCGAACAAAAACATCACCCCCAGCGTTTGTTATCATCTTCCCGGCCTCCGATGCAACTCGCTAGCGCTTCAAAGCCAATTTCCCAATCCGATCGGCACGTTAGGAATCGTACGTAATACCACGCACGCCATGTGCGGCCAAAACGCCCTCGTAAAGCATTCGAGCCGTCTTTGGTTTCACAGAGAATGATGGGTTAATTATTTACTTAGAGGAGGAGCGtagatttcaaaatttatgacCCCTCGTCAGCGCCCAAGATGCGATTATGAATTTAGAGCTCGTTTTGCTCGCGTTTCCTAGCGATAAGTGCTATGTTAGCATTGGAAtgcacgcgtgtgtgtgtgtgtgtctgaggGTTTTGGAAATTAATACGATTATGCGTTAGAGGTCGAGCGTTACCCACGTGCGTCATATGCGAATGGATGTGTTCCAGAAATGGAGTATGGTAAGTTTGGGTTAACCTTGTTCTGAAGTGGTCATTGCCGAAGGTGAGACAGAACGTACTACAGACGGCTATCACGTGAACACGGCCAATTAGTACTCGTGATCCTTGGTTTGCGTGTCACTTCTTCCGGACGCAGGAACCGGATGCAGCACTTTACCAAAGGGATCATCAACCGGGATCGGTGAAAGTGGCCTCGGTCCACTCGAGGGTGAGCAAAACTTTCATCCCGAGGGCGTGCAGTCACCTTGGGGTAAGTTTTCATCACGTACAGTGGTGCACAAAACATTGGaaattgcatttaaaaaaatatatatcaaATAACAACTATTATGTTTAAAAGAAGTTTTATCGAAAATATCATATTTCGTTGAAAGAAcacgtttgaaaataaataattacatACTAACGGCACTCATAAACCACTCTTTCAAACAGTACTGTAACGAACCACGGTGGACGGTTTCCATCTGGAATGCTAATCACTGGCGACAAGCGACTGCCGTCGAGGGCACACGCCCGATATTGGCCCCCATCCAGCGGTCACTGTCCCAATCACCAACTGATCTAGTTCGCAGTTCCGCCCAGCTATCCGGCgtgcaagtgcaagtgcatcCATGCACGCAAGCGATCAGTCACCGGCTGCAATTATGCTCATCAACAGCATCGGCTGCTTATGCGATATCGCTGCCGTGGATTCCGATCAGCTTCGATCGTCTATTTCCAGCTCATGAAGGAGCGAAGATGGTACCGGTGATTGTTCCCCTCTCTTTTCCTCTAAACCGGCCTATAGAAACCGCACCGTGCTCGGAACTTGCAGCATCGTTATCTTTATTAGTATGAACGCGTCTGGCAGCCCACGGCATCGGAGGTGCAATTAGCATAGTATCACTTTTTAATGAGATTAATTCTAAATTTATGTAAGTAAGTCTATGCTGCGGTATGAAAGCTGACCGTTgacttctttttgtttttccctttggtGAATTGCCACGCGGCCAGCGTGCATCGCATGTGCAAACAGAAgaagcgatggaaaatgaatgaaaaatcaaGTTGAACCGGACGCGATAACAGCGAGTAATTGCCAGTGATGATTTCtcgtttgaatatgtttgagCGGAAATGAAATTTATAGGGATCAATTTATAAATTGCACATCAGTATTTCGGAAAAGtgaataaatgtttttgtttatttgataaaTTGCATAAAATTCACTATGTTTTTAAGCAGATTGCTCTCCACAACATGCGCCCATGTAACCGGAAATGGAAACACACAATCCCATTGCATTCCATTCATTGCCATAGCAATTAGCGCAGCacgaaaatatgaaaagataGTTTGATAACcaaaatatatagtttttaataaaatcagttTTTGAAATGGCCGGTGTTCCGATTGGCGGTCCCAATAGTGTTTTTCCATTAAtttcggttttctttcgcAGGCTAAGTGCTTAGCTAACTGCTCTCGCATGATAGGGTTGTTTTTCAACTCATTACTCAATATGCTATCTCATCTAAATAACGGgtaatattatttattaaacaCACTGAACATACTGCTTGCAAAAAAGTGTTAGCAAATATACTTCACTCACCTAAGGCGTTGAAAGCTTGTTAATGTGTATTATTTTTGAGCAACCCTGTTCCATTAACTCTCGAGAGCGCTCTGGAGTACCGTCTGGATCCTAATTGATACCATTAGTTTTACCCGCTTGTTGGTTGGTTGAGATAACAGCGTTGTAATGTGTGTGATGCGTACAAATATAATATTTACTAGCACTTTGCACTTCACTCTTAAATACCCAACTTTGAATAAAGTAAATGAattcaaaaagtttatttatgCTCAAATTGAATACACATTTTTGAGCTAGAATAAAGTTATCGAATTTCTCGCAATTGGTTTGAAATCGAAAGCAACGCATGACTTAAAAACTTTGAttgccaataaaaaaaatatatatacagaACTGGCAGAGGTGCTATGATTATGTTTTAACAATCCCATTGTCTGCTGGTAAACTATTTTGCTGGTAAGCTTTTAAAactacttttttgtatttagTTTTTGCCGTAAAGGCATAAACACTGTTATCGAAATTATTTAACTGCAATTAATTTCACTATCGTTAATAAAAAAGGCACTGACATACAAACACTATTTCCATCTTCAAACTAACCGACGTTTCAAAATATGTCGACATTGTCGGAATTATTGTAGCTCCTACCATGGTTACCGAAATTACTGCAgttcttttatcttttatttttgcactttCCAACATATCAATTGTTTTGGAAAAGTAAGAGGTACGAAACAAATTGcttcaataatttaatttgaggttagttttaaaaaaatgagtatATGTCgacaatattttgaacaaattaaTGATTGATCTAGCTCTGAGCTCACAACTCACTTTGCCACCACTAGCTGTACAGAAACGTCATTCGTCAAACGTCAAAATATGATAGATTTTTTctcggaaaaaataaaagcagaaaatcgaaaacagtGAGTTTTGCAAAAGAAGTATTTCTTGCCAATTGTCGATTTGCTTGCGGACTAGCGTTGCTCGAACAGAAATTTTGGTGTGCATCCGGAGGGCAAGGTCCCTCGTCCTACGTGGAACATTTAATAGGCCCAAGCAATCGGTGCATGTAAACTTGGCCGATAAGTGTAACACAAAACAACGGAACGGAGACCAGACTTCGGTTACGCATATTTGGAGTGAGAGTTCTTCTACCGTctgaaaaagtgcatcgaaaacATTGTCATCATGGCGGGGAACGTACGAATGTCCCAACCGGGCACACCAGCGACAGCACAACCAAACTACATGAAAGTATTTATCCAACGGGACTACAGCGAAGGCACATCGGTCAAGTTTCAGAATCGGTTCCCTCCGGAGCTGGAAAGTCGGGTAAGGGGATCAAGAGGCACGAGAAAAGATACCTTTTTTTAAGTCtcgattgtttattttagatCGATCGACACACATTCGAGAGCACCATGAACAAATTGAACGAATACTTTGCCGAGGCAGAGAAAGGTTCCTGCAGTACCTACTGCGAGGGTTGCCTGGCTTGCATCACAGCGTACTTGATTTACATATGCACTGAAACACACTATGAAAAGGTAAGAGACCGCATCGCAAGTCGTTCGTATCTAGCAAGGTAAATCCAATTCCATCCCCTTACAGTGCCTCCGGAAAGTGTCCAAGTACATAGCGATGCAAAACGAGCGGGTGTACAATCCGAAGGGACTGCAGATAACCGATCCGGTGTACCGTGGGCTGCGAGTAATAGAAATTTCGATACTGGATCGCCCCGGGCGCACGTGACTGCCGCTTTCCCATTCAACGGAGGAGTTTTTCATGTAAAACCCACACTGGACTGGAGCGAAACGCTTCGGGCAGGACAAAACATTCTGTTTCGCCATCATCCTCCGGAGAATAAGCCAGTGGAATATGCACGATCAAACCTACTAGCGTACACAGCAATCGTACGGCGAACGAAACACTTCCAATCGACGACAGAGATTTTGCGCACCGTGTGGACGCGGCCGTCACTTTCCAGCGCGTGCACCCCAGGAAACCAACAATGCATACAATTTGATGCGCAGGGATGCATCCCTCCCTGCGCCACGACACAACGATACGCCCCATAGGATTCCGCCGCTCGACGTCTTCGGGACGATAAGTCATGTTGAATATACATTATACATATATAGAGATatacatttgaaaacaacatCCCGTAGCGATTAACATGAGCCCCCTCACCCATCGCTGTGCCCTCCTACTGTCCCTTTTATCCACGATCTGTGCCGATGATTTCAGTACTCCCAGCAATAACACCCCAAACCGCACCCGACAGACGAAATCTTTCTACGAATTCCAATACTTATACAAGCCCTTAGCTGTTAGGTACGCAGGGAAGCAGCAAGGAAGTAAACCGCTCCTAGAGTAATCCGGGTACGGGAAGGGTTtaaactagagttgtgtaaatcggattcagattcattaatctgaatgaatctctgccttataagggattcatgaatctttcgccgcgagattcatgaatcccaaagacacaccaaatgatgtaaagtcaccaaccaaaagtcggttgagggaccacctttttttttttttttttttttggtctcattgtccacgcctatgacagaatcggggagattcatgacagaaccatgaaagattcatgaagattcattaaggtttcgaaaaattcattaagctttgaatattcgaatccgcaaagattcatgaatccatctgaatgaatcttaggtaaaagattcatatgaatgaatctcgccaaaagattcattaagcacaacactagtttaAACACGTGCTCTGGACGGTTGCAAGCAGTGCTCTCTTACTCGTTTTCATCCGTCTGAGACAGCAGCGACCGACGAAACGATATCCTTTGGTGGCATTATAGCATTACAAACAATAACCCACGCGTGAGGCGCGAGAGCAAGTTAGTATTTGACAAAACGGTTCGTTTCTAACGTTACATTTCGTTCGGTTTAGGATTACCCGGTTCATGGACATTTTCCCCCTCGGCAATACGGACACGATATCGAGTGAGTGAATGAATGGTGTAGTAGATTATGCAGTTGTGCAAAGTGGTAATAATAAATGAGACGACAAAGATGGTTCTATATTTATCTGTATAATAAAGCGAGTTCACCTTTTTCTTATGCAGTTGAGAATAAAACAAGGTTTAACATTTGTATGTAaccatttaaaaagaaaagcagtgCCGTTTTCGgataatttcatttgaaaacaaattttattttgtgctcatttttatcatttcattttgCCATTTCTTTAGATAGGTTAGATTCAACAAAATCACCGTTCTTTCCCTATTTAGCTACTCTTCCCACCAAATGCTCTCCCATTGCTCTGCTGCAAATTTCCAATACAAAAACTAATCACAAAAATGTTGCTACCATCAAAGACACAAGTTTTGCCGCTAAACAGTACTGGAACGTGTGAAGTGTGTATGCGCTGTATCCTAGCTCACCTATTATTTCTCTACTCTGTTTTCCATTCCTCTCTTAATCTTGCAAAATTGTAAACGTTTCCAATGTGGCTCTCGCTACGTTCCGTTCTACATTTAACACGTGCTGCATCGTACAATGATCTGTTTATTATAACATTTTCCTCTACAAATCGGCGGTATGAATGAAACATCGGTGTCTTAGGACTAGTCACAACgatcttggttttttttttgtctcttctACAGTTTGCCAGCCCTTCCCATTCGAATTCTCATACAAgcatttgatttttgttggTGTACAATACTCTTACTACCAAGTGTTACTAATTTGGCTCGGTTTAAGTTTGCAACACAGAACCACAAAGAAGCGTCGCATGTGTTAGTCATGTGTTTTGTTACTTCtaattggaaaaaataagagaattaaacataaaaattgctAAACAATCTAGCTTCTGGAAAGGGTAGCTTTTGTCTTGCATTCTTCTTGAATGGATTTGGCCGTTTGTCGACaaacaataaagaaacaaTGGTAGACATTCTAAATGTCCGATAAG from Anopheles coustani chromosome 3, idAnoCousDA_361_x.2, whole genome shotgun sequence harbors:
- the LOC131259493 gene encoding uncharacterized protein LOC131259493, which translates into the protein MALGCRVVTVGVLLLAVVCGTVVSEPEPGPSAGPSAGPTKLDDYVLNTQSECYKSKRILSCFKYRFSRYLWSFATGRMSWFATENSAVDSTSGLKLVRLNEPKEDDVFPEARQMSPYDSELVKGAKFLQRSLNTFIASHGVQVGMGAESGARFLADDDFEARGKKQKQRKWSLILPLAVMLKLVHLKLLLKPILLGVGLIQLLLIAGGLLIFHFFRNTNICKIQPHVIHAHSHIASESAPELSYAAYGAYPSYSASPYNAYNKDWASNRAYSGYSFLDAIDNHKI
- the LOC131259164 gene encoding golgin subfamily A member 7, with product MAGNVRMSQPGTPATAQPNYMKVFIQRDYSEGTSVKFQNRFPPELESRIDRHTFESTMNKLNEYFAEAEKGSCSTYCEGCLACITAYLIYICTETHYEKCLRKVSKYIAMQNERVYNPKGLQITDPVYRGLRVIEISILDRPGRT